From a single Oncorhynchus nerka isolate Pitt River linkage group LG11, Oner_Uvic_2.0, whole genome shotgun sequence genomic region:
- the LOC115137415 gene encoding zinc finger protein 69 homolog isoform X1 translates to MANSNCMIFHTQIASIMEVLANSAVAEICKIVDDDYAVFRLEITQSQKENRALRRKLLEVKVARERAEKTLRERVLASRPSSVKILDRYRGMARGEGHLTGGHRSFVKPAGHNTWRDDQPITVDDGSGTSTQHLLLIEVNSADVEAAAPGGSSLVKQERFEGEEDPQHSRDIQTGAAAVLVPPVATDHLSTTVPQPRTQCSITEVSGTPNATLKSETDTKTLTVTQRLLHTRSDHRLDPERQELGRLGCPLAPGSEYLLCGNPRPRTVHSHRDSGNTLETGNDPSCSYSTEMDPGNMPLGLETQTDLSRGDWNQYSSSVYSKGCQDEKGECLVVDEVTVKVEGDALLAWNVDETHLGEGNSQGRDFLDYRGSLKTNLNVATHSPLHTFRDRDPVSTSMGPSDSHGSVFFDQVLNSNDTARAQAQGGGTTSSNSKEKRFRCMFCNKGFSCPQKVEIHQRVHTGEKPFSCTQCHMRFALAGNLKRHQRVHTGEKPFSCPQCEKRFSQAGDLKRHQRVHTGEKPFSCTQCDMRFALAGNLKMHLKVHTGEKQFACTHCGKSFSERSYLSIHQQKNHSTL, encoded by the exons ATGGCTAACTCTAACTGTATgatttttcacactcaaatagcctccatcatggaggtgctagcgaattcagccgtggcagagatctgtaaaatcgtagacgacgactatgcagtgtttcgtttagaaataactcaaagccagaaagaaaacagggCATTGCGGAGGAAACTACTGGAAGTTAAGGTGGCACGGGAGCGCGCAGAGAAGACATTACGAGAGCGCGTCCTCGCCAGTCGTCCCAGTAGTGTCAAGATCCTCGACCGATACAGAGGAATGGCAAGAG GTGAAGGGCATCTCACTGGAGGCCACAGGAGCTTTGTGAAGCCAGCGGGACACAACACATGGAGAGATGACCAACCAATCACTGTTGATGATGGGAGCGGAACCTCAACCCAGCACCTACTCTTGATAGAGGTTAAT TCTGCAGATGTAGAGGCTGCAGCTCCTGGAGGATCATCACTGGTCAAGCAGGAGAggtttgaaggagaggaggacccacaacacagcagagacatccagactggAGCAGCGGCTGTACTAGTGCCCCCTGTAGCCACGGATCACTTATCCACCACCGTGCCCCAGCCCAGGACGCAATGCAGCATCACGGAGGTCAGTGGAACGCCGAACGCCACCctcaagtcagagacagacaccAAGACTTTAACTGTAACACAAAGGCTTTTACACACAAGATCTGACCACAGGCTAGACCCAGAGAGACAGGAGCTGGGGAGACTGGGCTGTCCACTTGCTCCTGGATCAGAGTATTTACTTTGCGGTAACCCGAGACCGAGGACGGTTCATTCCCATCGGGACTCTGGTAACACGTTAGAGACTGGCAATGATCCGTCTTGTTCTTACTCTACAGAGATGGACCCTGGCAACATGCCCTTGGGTTTAGAGACACAGACTGATCTGTCTAGAGGAGACTGgaaccagtacagtagtagtgtatacTCTAAAGGGTGCCAAGATGAGAAAGGGGAGTGTCTGGTCGTAGATGAGGTGACTGTGAAAGTGGAGGGGGACGCTCTTCTGGCATGGAATGTAGACGAGACTCACTTAGGAGAAGGAAACTCACAGGGCAGAGATTTCTTAGATTACAGGGGAAGCTTAAAGACAAATCTAAATGTCGCCAcccactcccctttacacacGTTCAGGGATCGCGACCCAGTGTCCACTTCGATGGGGCCTTCCGATTCACACGGCAGCGTCTTTTTCGATCAGGTTTTGAACTCAAACGACACGGCTAGAGCCCAGGCTCAGGGAGGGGGAACAACATCAAGCAATAGTAAAGAGAAACGGTTCCGTtgcatgttctgtaacaaaggcttcagcTGCCCTCAGAAGGTGGAAattcaccagagggtccacactggggagaaacccttcagctgtacccagtgtcacatgcGCTTCGCCCTGGCTGGCAACCTGAAGAGACatcagagggtccacacaggggagaaaccattcagctgcccccagtgtgagaagaggttctcccaggctggtgacctgaagaggcaccagagggtccacacaggggagaaacccttcagctgtacccagtgtgACATGCGCTTCGCCCTGGCTGGCAACctgaagatgcacctgaaggtccacacgGGAGAAAAGCAGTTTGCCTGTACACACTGCGGGAAGAGCTTCTCAGAGAGGAGCTACCTCAGTatacaccagcagaaaaaccATTCCACTCTTTAA
- the LOC115137415 gene encoding zinc finger protein 69 homolog isoform X2: protein MANSNCMIFHTQIASIMEVLANSAVAEICKIVDDDYAVFRLEITQSQKENRALRRKLLEVKVARERAEKTLRERVLASRPSSVKILDRYRGMARGEGHLTGGHRSFVKPAGHNTWRDDQPITVDDGSGTSTQHLLLIESADVEAAAPGGSSLVKQERFEGEEDPQHSRDIQTGAAAVLVPPVATDHLSTTVPQPRTQCSITEVSGTPNATLKSETDTKTLTVTQRLLHTRSDHRLDPERQELGRLGCPLAPGSEYLLCGNPRPRTVHSHRDSGNTLETGNDPSCSYSTEMDPGNMPLGLETQTDLSRGDWNQYSSSVYSKGCQDEKGECLVVDEVTVKVEGDALLAWNVDETHLGEGNSQGRDFLDYRGSLKTNLNVATHSPLHTFRDRDPVSTSMGPSDSHGSVFFDQVLNSNDTARAQAQGGGTTSSNSKEKRFRCMFCNKGFSCPQKVEIHQRVHTGEKPFSCTQCHMRFALAGNLKRHQRVHTGEKPFSCPQCEKRFSQAGDLKRHQRVHTGEKPFSCTQCDMRFALAGNLKMHLKVHTGEKQFACTHCGKSFSERSYLSIHQQKNHSTL, encoded by the exons ATGGCTAACTCTAACTGTATgatttttcacactcaaatagcctccatcatggaggtgctagcgaattcagccgtggcagagatctgtaaaatcgtagacgacgactatgcagtgtttcgtttagaaataactcaaagccagaaagaaaacagggCATTGCGGAGGAAACTACTGGAAGTTAAGGTGGCACGGGAGCGCGCAGAGAAGACATTACGAGAGCGCGTCCTCGCCAGTCGTCCCAGTAGTGTCAAGATCCTCGACCGATACAGAGGAATGGCAAGAG GTGAAGGGCATCTCACTGGAGGCCACAGGAGCTTTGTGAAGCCAGCGGGACACAACACATGGAGAGATGACCAACCAATCACTGTTGATGATGGGAGCGGAACCTCAACCCAGCACCTACTCTTGATAGAG TCTGCAGATGTAGAGGCTGCAGCTCCTGGAGGATCATCACTGGTCAAGCAGGAGAggtttgaaggagaggaggacccacaacacagcagagacatccagactggAGCAGCGGCTGTACTAGTGCCCCCTGTAGCCACGGATCACTTATCCACCACCGTGCCCCAGCCCAGGACGCAATGCAGCATCACGGAGGTCAGTGGAACGCCGAACGCCACCctcaagtcagagacagacaccAAGACTTTAACTGTAACACAAAGGCTTTTACACACAAGATCTGACCACAGGCTAGACCCAGAGAGACAGGAGCTGGGGAGACTGGGCTGTCCACTTGCTCCTGGATCAGAGTATTTACTTTGCGGTAACCCGAGACCGAGGACGGTTCATTCCCATCGGGACTCTGGTAACACGTTAGAGACTGGCAATGATCCGTCTTGTTCTTACTCTACAGAGATGGACCCTGGCAACATGCCCTTGGGTTTAGAGACACAGACTGATCTGTCTAGAGGAGACTGgaaccagtacagtagtagtgtatacTCTAAAGGGTGCCAAGATGAGAAAGGGGAGTGTCTGGTCGTAGATGAGGTGACTGTGAAAGTGGAGGGGGACGCTCTTCTGGCATGGAATGTAGACGAGACTCACTTAGGAGAAGGAAACTCACAGGGCAGAGATTTCTTAGATTACAGGGGAAGCTTAAAGACAAATCTAAATGTCGCCAcccactcccctttacacacGTTCAGGGATCGCGACCCAGTGTCCACTTCGATGGGGCCTTCCGATTCACACGGCAGCGTCTTTTTCGATCAGGTTTTGAACTCAAACGACACGGCTAGAGCCCAGGCTCAGGGAGGGGGAACAACATCAAGCAATAGTAAAGAGAAACGGTTCCGTtgcatgttctgtaacaaaggcttcagcTGCCCTCAGAAGGTGGAAattcaccagagggtccacactggggagaaacccttcagctgtacccagtgtcacatgcGCTTCGCCCTGGCTGGCAACCTGAAGAGACatcagagggtccacacaggggagaaaccattcagctgcccccagtgtgagaagaggttctcccaggctggtgacctgaagaggcaccagagggtccacacaggggagaaacccttcagctgtacccagtgtgACATGCGCTTCGCCCTGGCTGGCAACctgaagatgcacctgaaggtccacacgGGAGAAAAGCAGTTTGCCTGTACACACTGCGGGAAGAGCTTCTCAGAGAGGAGCTACCTCAGTatacaccagcagaaaaaccATTCCACTCTTTAA